One Mycobacterium kubicae genomic window carries:
- the secF gene encoding protein translocase subunit SecF gives MAAKAKTDKSDADTKAVEITEATKEAAPLTPAKSKAPQHSFLSRLYTGTGAFEVVGRRKLWYGVSGAIMAIAVLSIILRGFTFGIDFKGGTTVSFPASGDKGTVQVAQVEDVFKKTLGHDPESVVTVGKGSSATVQIRTETLSNDQTEKLRNALFDEFQPRGPDGKASKKAISDAAVSETWGGQITKKAVIALVVFLVLVALYITVRYERYMTLSALAAMVFDLTVTAGVYSLVGFEVTPATVIGLLTILGFSLYDTVIVFDKVEENTHGFQHTTRRTFAEHANLAVNQTFMRSINTSLISVLPVLALMVVAVWLLGVGTLKDLALVQLIGIIVGTYSSIFFATPLLVTLRERTELVRNHTRRVERRRRTASATGADPSESSEAPEATEAIEATDTAAANAATAPEPATTKAATSSKPAPGARPVRPTGTRRPTGKRNAGRR, from the coding sequence ATGGCGGCAAAAGCCAAGACTGACAAGAGCGATGCTGACACCAAGGCGGTCGAGATCACGGAGGCCACCAAGGAAGCGGCGCCGCTGACCCCCGCGAAGAGTAAGGCGCCCCAGCACAGCTTCCTGTCTCGCCTCTACACCGGCACCGGCGCGTTCGAGGTGGTGGGACGGCGCAAGCTCTGGTACGGCGTGAGCGGCGCGATCATGGCCATCGCGGTGCTCAGCATCATCCTGCGCGGGTTCACCTTCGGTATCGACTTCAAGGGCGGCACGACGGTGTCGTTCCCCGCCTCGGGCGATAAGGGCACGGTCCAGGTCGCCCAGGTCGAAGACGTCTTCAAGAAGACCCTCGGCCACGATCCGGAGTCGGTGGTCACCGTCGGCAAGGGATCGTCGGCGACAGTGCAGATCCGGACCGAAACGCTGTCCAACGACCAGACCGAGAAGCTGCGCAACGCCCTGTTCGACGAGTTCCAGCCGCGAGGGCCCGACGGCAAGGCCAGTAAGAAGGCGATCAGCGACGCGGCGGTGTCCGAGACCTGGGGCGGTCAGATCACCAAGAAGGCCGTGATCGCGCTGGTGGTCTTCCTGGTGCTGGTCGCGCTCTACATCACCGTGCGCTACGAGCGCTACATGACCCTGTCGGCGCTGGCGGCCATGGTGTTCGACCTGACCGTGACCGCCGGCGTGTATTCGCTGGTGGGCTTCGAAGTCACGCCGGCCACCGTCATCGGCCTGCTGACCATCCTCGGGTTCTCGCTCTATGACACCGTCATCGTGTTCGACAAGGTCGAGGAGAACACGCACGGCTTCCAGCACACCACCCGGCGCACCTTCGCCGAACACGCCAACCTGGCGGTCAACCAGACATTCATGCGCTCGATCAACACCAGCCTCATCTCCGTGCTGCCGGTGCTGGCGCTGATGGTCGTCGCCGTGTGGCTGCTGGGTGTCGGAACGCTGAAGGACTTGGCGCTGGTCCAGCTGATCGGCATCATCGTCGGCACCTATTCCTCCATCTTCTTCGCCACGCCGCTGCTGGTCACCCTGCGGGAACGCACCGAACTGGTGCGCAACCACACCCGCCGGGTCGAACGTCGGCGCCGTACCGCCTCGGCCACCGGCGCCGACCCGAGCGAGTCATCCGAAGCCCCGGAAGCCACCGAAGCCATCGAAGCCACTGACACCGCTGCAGCCAACGCGGCCACTGCGCCCGAACCCGCGACGACCAAGGCGGCGACGTCGAGCAAGCCGGCGCCTGGTGCCCGTCCGGTCCGTCCCACCGGCACCCGGCGACCGACCGGCAAGCGAAACGCCGGTCGGCGGTAG
- a CDS encoding ABC transporter substrate-binding protein: MASWRRRLRGDLGSSAGFRRALSAIAVAAVLVAGALTGCSGSAAGQIDYVVDGTIPTYNANTVVGASSATAQAFARTLTGFGYHGPDGQVVADHDFGTISVVGGAPLVLDYQIADNAVYSDGKPVTCDDMVLAWAAQSGRFPGFDAATQAGYTDIANVECAPGQKKARVSFIPDRSVVDYTQLFTATSMMPSHVIGDLLSTDVTAALLTKKTPVIEQIAKAWNTTWDLKPGIDVKRFPSSGPYKIESVLDGGGVVLVANDRWWGAKAITKRVTVWPQAVDIQDRINSRNVDVVDVAAGSSGALTTPDNYERSDYASAGIQQLIFAPQGELAQARTRRAVALCTPRDTIAKDAGVAIANSRLSPATDDAVAAADGSAEAGQFTRADPVAARTALGGAPLTVRIGYRGPNARLAATVGAIAKACGPAGITVSDVSLTTPGPQALREGKIDALLASTGGATGSGSSGSSPIDAYDLHSGNGNNLSGYSNAQVDGIIGALAVSADPAERVRLLGDGAPVLWGDMPTLPLYRQQRTLLMSKKMYAVSRNPTRWGAGWNMDRWALVQ; the protein is encoded by the coding sequence ATGGCCAGCTGGCGTCGGCGTCTTAGGGGAGACCTTGGCTCGTCGGCCGGCTTTCGGCGAGCGCTGTCGGCCATCGCGGTGGCGGCCGTCCTGGTGGCCGGCGCGCTCACCGGCTGCTCGGGTAGCGCGGCCGGTCAAATCGACTACGTGGTCGACGGGACGATTCCCACCTACAACGCCAACACGGTCGTCGGCGCCTCCTCGGCCACAGCGCAGGCGTTCGCCCGCACCCTGACCGGGTTCGGCTATCACGGGCCGGACGGGCAGGTGGTCGCCGACCACGACTTCGGCACCATCTCGGTGGTCGGCGGTGCGCCGTTGGTGCTCGACTACCAGATCGCCGACAACGCCGTCTACTCCGATGGCAAGCCGGTGACCTGCGACGACATGGTGCTGGCGTGGGCGGCGCAGTCCGGGCGTTTCCCCGGCTTCGACGCCGCCACCCAAGCCGGCTACACCGACATCGCCAACGTCGAGTGCGCGCCGGGGCAGAAGAAGGCCCGAGTGTCGTTCATCCCGGACCGCAGCGTCGTCGACTACACGCAGCTGTTCACCGCGACTTCGATGATGCCCTCACATGTGATCGGCGACCTGCTGAGCACCGACGTCACCGCGGCGTTGCTGACCAAGAAGACACCGGTGATCGAACAGATCGCCAAAGCGTGGAACACCACCTGGGACCTCAAGCCCGGTATCGACGTCAAACGCTTCCCGTCGTCGGGCCCGTACAAGATCGAGTCCGTCCTGGACGGTGGGGGCGTGGTGCTGGTCGCCAACGACCGCTGGTGGGGCGCCAAGGCGATCACCAAACGTGTCACGGTGTGGCCGCAGGCGGTCGATATCCAAGACCGCATCAACAGCCGCAACGTCGATGTGGTCGACGTCGCCGCCGGATCGTCGGGCGCCCTGACCACCCCGGACAACTACGAACGCTCCGACTACGCCTCGGCGGGGATTCAGCAGCTGATCTTCGCGCCGCAGGGCGAGCTGGCACAGGCGCGCACCCGGCGCGCGGTGGCGCTGTGCACACCGCGCGACACCATCGCCAAGGACGCGGGGGTGGCGATCGCCAACTCCCGGCTCAGCCCGGCGACCGACGACGCCGTTGCCGCGGCCGACGGTTCCGCCGAGGCCGGCCAGTTCACCCGGGCCGATCCCGTCGCCGCGCGCACCGCGCTTGGGGGTGCGCCGTTGACCGTGCGGATCGGCTATCGGGGACCCAACGCGCGCCTGGCCGCCACCGTGGGTGCCATCGCGAAGGCTTGCGGACCGGCCGGGATCACCGTCTCCGATGTGAGCTTGACGACCCCGGGACCACAGGCGCTGCGGGAAGGCAAGATCGACGCGTTGCTGGCCAGCACCGGCGGGGCCACCGGTAGCGGGTCCAGCGGGTCGTCCCCGATCGATGCCTACGACCTGCACAGCGGCAACGGAAACAACCTCTCCGGCTATTCGAATGCGCAGGTAGACGGCATCATTGGGGCGCTGGCGGTATCCGCTGACCCCGCCGAGCGGGTTCGATTGCTCGGCGATGGTGCGCCGGTACTGTGGGGTGACATGCCGACGTTGCCGCTGTACCGGCAGCAGCGGACGTTGTTGATGTCGAAGAAGATGTATGCCGTGAGCAGGAACCCAACCCGCTGGGGAGCGGGCTGGAACATGG
- the secD gene encoding protein translocase subunit SecD encodes MASSSAPVHPARYLSVFLLMLVGVYLLVFLTGDKKASPKLGIDLQGGTRVTLTARTPDGSRPSREALAQAQQIIGARVNGLGVSGSEVVVDGDNLVITVPGTDGNEARNLGQTARLYIRPVLNSVPAQGAAPPEPKPAPAPAPGAQPAPPPGQPGAPGGPPPGPAPQPRPYPQEPTPAPSPAPAPSPAPAPAPTNAPAGDTPPPADAPAPPDPRKDLAERIAQEKKWRQSTSQYIQMVALQFEATRCDKEDILAGNDDPKLPLVTCSTDHKTAYLLAPSIISGDQIENAQSGMDQRGIGYVVDLQFKGPAANVWADYTAAHVGTQTAFTLDSQVVSAPVINEAIPGGRTQISGGEPPFNAATARQLANVLKYGSLPLSFESSEAQTVSATLGLTSLRAGLIAGAIGLALVLAYSLLYYRVLGLLTALSLTASGAMVFAILVLLGRYINYTLDLAGIAGLIIGIGTTADSFVVFFERIKDEIREGRSFRSAVPRGWARARKTIVSGNAVTFLAAAVLYFLAIGQVKGFAFTLGLTTILDLVVVFLVTWPLVYLASKSPRMAKPTYNGLGAVQQIARERRAVASKTGRG; translated from the coding sequence GTGGCATCGTCTTCGGCGCCAGTGCATCCTGCCCGCTACCTGTCGGTGTTCCTGCTCATGCTGGTCGGCGTCTATCTGCTGGTGTTCCTCACCGGCGACAAGAAGGCCAGTCCCAAGCTGGGCATTGACCTGCAGGGCGGCACCCGGGTCACTTTGACGGCGCGTACCCCGGACGGCTCGCGCCCCAGCCGGGAAGCGCTGGCCCAGGCGCAGCAGATCATCGGCGCCCGCGTCAACGGCCTGGGGGTCTCCGGTTCCGAAGTCGTGGTCGACGGCGACAACCTGGTCATCACGGTGCCCGGCACCGACGGCAACGAAGCCCGCAACCTCGGTCAGACCGCCCGGTTGTACATCCGGCCGGTTCTCAACTCGGTCCCGGCCCAAGGCGCGGCGCCGCCAGAACCCAAACCCGCCCCTGCGCCGGCGCCGGGAGCCCAACCGGCTCCGCCCCCTGGTCAGCCCGGTGCGCCCGGGGGGCCGCCGCCAGGACCGGCACCACAGCCGCGGCCCTATCCGCAAGAGCCCACCCCCGCCCCGAGCCCCGCGCCCGCGCCGAGCCCGGCTCCCGCCCCGGCGCCGACGAACGCGCCTGCGGGAGACACACCACCGCCGGCCGACGCGCCCGCGCCGCCGGACCCGCGCAAGGACCTCGCTGAGCGCATCGCCCAGGAGAAGAAGTGGCGGCAAAGCACCAGCCAGTACATCCAGATGGTGGCCCTGCAGTTCGAGGCCACCCGCTGCGACAAAGAGGACATCCTGGCCGGCAATGACGACCCGAAATTGCCGCTGGTCACCTGCTCGACCGATCACAAGACCGCCTACCTGCTGGCGCCGTCCATCATCAGCGGTGACCAGATCGAGAACGCGCAGTCGGGCATGGATCAGCGCGGCATCGGCTACGTCGTCGACCTGCAGTTCAAAGGCCCGGCGGCCAACGTCTGGGCCGACTACACCGCCGCGCACGTCGGCACTCAGACCGCCTTCACCCTGGATTCCCAGGTGGTCAGCGCCCCGGTGATCAATGAAGCGATTCCCGGTGGCCGCACTCAAATCAGTGGTGGGGAGCCGCCGTTCAACGCGGCCACCGCCCGCCAGCTGGCCAACGTGCTGAAGTACGGATCGCTGCCGCTGTCATTCGAATCCTCAGAAGCCCAAACAGTCTCGGCGACACTGGGTTTGACGTCGCTGCGGGCCGGGTTGATCGCCGGCGCGATCGGTCTGGCACTGGTGCTGGCGTACTCGCTGCTCTATTACCGGGTACTGGGATTGCTGACGGCGCTGTCACTGACAGCTTCGGGCGCAATGGTTTTCGCGATCCTGGTGCTGCTGGGAAGATATATCAACTACACGCTGGACCTGGCCGGCATCGCCGGTCTGATCATCGGTATCGGGACCACGGCCGACTCGTTCGTGGTGTTCTTCGAACGCATCAAAGACGAGATCCGGGAAGGCCGTTCCTTCCGGTCGGCCGTTCCCCGCGGCTGGGCGCGTGCCCGCAAGACCATCGTGTCGGGCAACGCGGTGACGTTCCTGGCCGCTGCGGTGCTGTACTTCCTGGCGATCGGCCAGGTCAAGGGGTTCGCCTTCACCCTGGGGCTCACCACCATCCTGGACCTGGTCGTGGTGTTCCTGGTGACGTGGCCGCTGGTGTATCTGGCCTCCAAGTCCCCGCGGATGGCAAAGCCGACCTACAACGGCCTGGGCGCCGTGCAACAGATCGCACGTGAACGCCGCGCGGTGGCTTCCAAGACGGGACGGGGATAG
- the yajC gene encoding preprotein translocase subunit YajC produces the protein MESFVLFLPFLLIMGGFMYFASRRQRRAMQATIDLHESLQPGDRVHTTSGMEATIVSLTDDTVDLEIAEGVVTRWMKLAIRDRILPDDEFDEDDIDVEPAEEAGADPVIKDSGKES, from the coding sequence ATGGAGAGTTTCGTTCTGTTCTTGCCGTTCCTGCTCATCATGGGCGGGTTCATGTACTTCGCGTCGCGGCGCCAGCGGCGTGCCATGCAGGCCACCATCGACCTGCACGAGTCGCTGCAGCCCGGCGACCGGGTGCACACCACCTCCGGCATGGAAGCCACCATCGTTTCGCTGACCGACGACACCGTCGACCTGGAAATCGCTGAAGGCGTGGTGACCAGGTGGATGAAGTTGGCGATACGCGACCGGATCCTGCCGGACGACGAATTCGATGAAGATGACATCGACGTCGAACCGGCCGAGGAGGCCGGCGCCGATCCCGTCATCAAAGATTCGGGCAAAGAGTCCTGA